The genome window ACCAAAGCAGGAGTTACCAATGCAACTGTTTATTTCCCAAAAAACAACAATTGGTTTGATTTTTATACAGGACAAAAACACGAAGGAGGAAATATGGAGAACATTGCTGTTTTGGCAGATAATATTCCGGTGTTTGTTCGCGGAGGTGCATTTGTCCCGATGATTAAAACAATTCAGAACACGACAAAATATTCGTTGGCTAACTTTGATTTGCATTTTTATTTTGATGAAAAAACAATGTCAAGTTCAGGGAAATTATACAATGATGATGGATTGACTCCAAATGCTTTCGAAAAAGGAGCGTATGAAATTTTGAATTTTTCAAGCAACGCTTCCGCAAAAGTTATTACATTGAAAATAACCACCACGGTTGGAAAAGAGTTTGTAAGCGTCGACAAAAATGTTACTTTATTGGTTCACAACATCAGTTCAAAACCAACGAAAGTTACCGTTAACGGAGCGAATGTGGATTTTAAAACCAATGCTTCCACGCTTGAAATTCCGGTAGTATTGAAAAAAGGATTAGATAACGAAATCAAAATACAGCTATAAAATGATTAGAAAAACAATACTATCACTGTCGTTTTTGTTGGCAACGACTTTAGTATTTGCACAAGCGAAAAAAAACGCTGTCGCAAAAACAGAAAAAACACCTTTCGTTTGGGAAGGGGCCAATTTATATTTTTTGATGACCGACCGTTTTAACAATGGAGATAAATCGAATGATGTAAATTATAACAGAACTAAAACTGCCGGAAAACTTCGAGGTTTTGAAGGTGGAGACCTTAAAGGGATTATTCAAAAAATAGACGAAGGTTACTTTACAAAATTAGGAATCAACGTGATTTGGTTCACACCTATTGTCGAACAAATTCATGACGGAGTCGATGAAGGAACAGGTTTTAGTTATGGATTTCACGGTTATTGGACAAGGGATTGGACGGCTTTGGATCCTAACTTCGGAACAAAAAAAGACTTGGCCGAATTGGTCAAAAAAGCGCACGCTAAAGGAATCCGAATCATGCTTGATGGGGTAATCAATCATACGGGACCGGTTACGCCTGTCGATACTGTTTGGCCTGAAGATTGGGTTCGCACAGGACCAAATTGCAAATACAGCAATTTTGAAAATACTACTGCTTGTACATTGGTGGCCAATTTACCGGATGTAAAAACCGAAAGTAAAGTTGAAGTTTCACTCCCTCCTTTTTTGGTTGAAAAATGGAAAGCCGAAGGGAGATATGAAAAGGAAGTAGCTTCATTGGACGCTTTTTTCAAAAGAACGGGTTACCCAAGAACTCCAAAATATTACATCATAAAGTGGTTAACTGACTACATCACTGAGTTCGGAATTGATGGTTACCGCGCCGATACGGTGAAACATACAGACGAAAGCGTTTGGGCCGATTTCAAAACCCAATGTGATTACGCTTTCGCACAATGGAAAAAAAATAATCCTACGAAAGTTTTGGACAACAACCCATTTTACACCATTGCCGAAGTCTATAATTACAATATCAGCAACGGAAAACTATTCGATTTTGGGGACAAAAAAGTAAATTATTACGAGAATGGTTTTACGGCGATGATCAATTTTGAGTTCAAAAGCGATGCTCAAAAAGACTATTCTACCCTGTTTTCAAAATATTCAGGCTTACTGAACAATCAATTGAAAGGCAATAGTGTTCTGAATTATTTGTCTTCTCACGACGATGGTGGCCCTTTTGATGCCAAACGTACCAAAAGCATCGAAAGCGGAACAAAATTACTTTTGACTCCCGGTATTTCGCAAATGTATTATGGCGATGAATCTGCTCGATCGCTTGTGGTCGAAGGAACTCAGGGCGATGCTATATTGCGTTCTAATATGAATTGGGAAGCCATAAAAACAAATCCCGAAACCCAAAAAGTGTTGTTGCATTGGCAAAAACTAGGTCAGTTCAGAAAGAATCATCCATCGGTTGGAGCCGGCGTGAATATAGAGATTTCGACAAAACCGTATGTTTGTTCACGAACTTTTACCAAAGGGAAATATAAAGACACAGTCGTAATCGGATTGGATTTAGCCAAGGGGAAAAAGGAAATCCCTGTGGGCTCAGCCTTCAAGGAAGGAGCCAAAGTTAGGGATGCTTATTCCGGAAAAACAGCAACCGTTTTGAATGGAAAAGTGACTGTTGACAGTGAGTTTGATATTGTTTTGTTGGAATCGATGAAGTAAATTTTACAGATCTAACGGGTTTTTAAAACCTGTTGGGTCTAACTTAAAAATAGCATTATCATAATTTATTAGTTTTAAATTGCCTCGGGCTTTAGCTCGAGGTTTTTTTTTATTTTAGTAAGATGAAAAAAATGCTAAAAATAGGGCACCGAGGAGCCAAAGGATACGAACCCGAAAACACTTTAATTTCATTCGAAAAAGCAATTACAATGGGTGCAGACGGAATCGAATTGGATGTGCATCTTAGTATAGACGGACATTTGATTGTCATCCACGACGAAACCATAGACCGAACCACAAACGGCAAAGGAGTTGTAAACCAATTAACATTGGAGGAATTAAAGTCTTTTACAATCAATGGCGAATATACAATTCCAACATTGGATGAGGTTTTGGATTTGGTTAACCAAAGATGTTTTGTAAATATTGAATTAAAAAATCAGGATACAGCGGAGAAAGTGGTTCAATTGATAGAACATTATATTTCAGAAAAAAAATGGGATCACAGCCATTTTATAGTCTCCAGTTTCGATTGGAATGCCTTACAACAAGTCCGTTTTTTAAACAACGACATCCGAATTGGAGTTTTAACCGAAACCGATATGGATTTGGCCATTTCTTTCGCCCGATTTATGAAAGCCGAAGCCTTGCACCCCGATTTTCAATTATTGACAAAGGATTATACCACCAAAATTCAGGAGAAAGGAATCCTTGTTTTTCCGTGGACGGTAAATGAAATTGATGATATTCAAAAAATGAAATCGTTAAAAGTGGATGGCATCATCACCGATTTTTTGGATAGGGTTTAAAAATGTTAAACACGAATTATCACTAATTATATGCAAAGTTGAAATATAATTACACAAATTCTAGTTGTTTTTAGAATTCGTGTAATTTTAAAAGAGGTTTTAATTCGTGCCAATTTGTGTAATTCGTGTTTGTTTTTTTTAATGTTTACATTTGCATTTCAATTCTTTTACAAAATAATGATTCAAAATTTTGACATACTCGTTGTTGGCGGTGGCGCTTCCGGTTTTTTCACGGCAATTAATATCGTGGAGAAAAACCCGAAAATGAAAGTTGCCATTTTAGAAAGAGGAGCTGAAGTATTGGCAAAAGTCCGTGTTTCAGGAGGTGGCCGTTGTAATGTGACGCATGCCTGTTTTGAGCCTAATGAGTTGGTCAAGTTTTATCCCCGTGGAGAAAAAGAGTTACGTGGGCCATTTCATCAGTTTTGTTCGGGTGACACTATTGAATGGTTCGAAAAACACGGCGTGGAATTGAAAATCGAAGAAGACGGCCGTATGTTTCCAGTTTCGAATTCCTCGCAAACGATAATTGATTGTTTTGTAAAAGCGACACAAAAGCTTGGAATCAAAGTTTTCACGGGTCAAAGTGTGCAGTCCATTTTCAAAAAAGACAATTTTTGGAAAGTAGAAACACAAAATGAAAATTACATTGCTGAAAAATTGGTTCTTGCCACAGGCAGTAATCCTAAAGTTTGGGAAATGCTTCAAAAACAAGGGCATGCAATTGTGAATCCGGTTCCTTCTTTATTTACCTTCAACATAAAAGATCCCCGAATTAAAGAATTGCCAGGAGTATCAGCTCAAGTTACCGTAAAAGTAAAAGACACAAAGCTGACTTCAACCGGTCCATTGTTGATCACACATTGGGGAATGAGCGGTCCGGCTATCTTGAAATTATCGGCTTGGGGAGCGAGGATTTTACACGACAAGAACTATCAGTTTACCATTTACGTGAATTGGCTCAACGATCTTGATGCCGAAGATGCAGAGAAAATCTTAAAAACCACCAAACAGGAACACGCCAAAAAATCGGTTTCCAAGAAATCGGCGGTTGATTTAACCAATCGTCTTTGGGAAAGTCTAGTATTAGCTTCAGGAATTCCTGCCGATACAAAATGGGCTGATTTGTCTAAAACCCAATTGCAAAACTTGGTAAATCAATTAACGAATGGCACTTTTCAGGTAAATGGTAAAAGTACTTTCAAAGAAGAATTCGTAACCGCCGGCGGAATCGATTTAAAGGAAATCAATTTTAAAACGATGGAAAGTAAACTTCACGAGAATCTTTATTTTGCAGGGGAAATCATGAATATCGACGCCATTACCGGCGGATTCAATTTCCAAAATGCCTGGACAAGTGGGTTTATTTTGGCAAATGCAGTATAAACAATTCCTTCTTTTCCCAATTAGTGCTGTTGTCGATGTTCTTCTATTAATGTCTCAATTTCTGTGCTCGATGGCCTAGGAGCATCTTTGTGTATGATTAAGCCGTTTTTTCCAAACAAGACATAACGAGGGATTGGACCTAAATTTATATCTTTCAATAGCTGATCATTATCTGATTTTGAAAGCAAAAAACTGTTGTCATTGTTCAGAATGTCAGGATATTGAG of Flavobacterium marginilacus contains these proteins:
- a CDS encoding alpha-amylase family glycosyl hydrolase codes for the protein MIRKTILSLSFLLATTLVFAQAKKNAVAKTEKTPFVWEGANLYFLMTDRFNNGDKSNDVNYNRTKTAGKLRGFEGGDLKGIIQKIDEGYFTKLGINVIWFTPIVEQIHDGVDEGTGFSYGFHGYWTRDWTALDPNFGTKKDLAELVKKAHAKGIRIMLDGVINHTGPVTPVDTVWPEDWVRTGPNCKYSNFENTTACTLVANLPDVKTESKVEVSLPPFLVEKWKAEGRYEKEVASLDAFFKRTGYPRTPKYYIIKWLTDYITEFGIDGYRADTVKHTDESVWADFKTQCDYAFAQWKKNNPTKVLDNNPFYTIAEVYNYNISNGKLFDFGDKKVNYYENGFTAMINFEFKSDAQKDYSTLFSKYSGLLNNQLKGNSVLNYLSSHDDGGPFDAKRTKSIESGTKLLLTPGISQMYYGDESARSLVVEGTQGDAILRSNMNWEAIKTNPETQKVLLHWQKLGQFRKNHPSVGAGVNIEISTKPYVCSRTFTKGKYKDTVVIGLDLAKGKKEIPVGSAFKEGAKVRDAYSGKTATVLNGKVTVDSEFDIVLLESMK
- a CDS encoding glycerophosphodiester phosphodiesterase; this encodes MLKIGHRGAKGYEPENTLISFEKAITMGADGIELDVHLSIDGHLIVIHDETIDRTTNGKGVVNQLTLEELKSFTINGEYTIPTLDEVLDLVNQRCFVNIELKNQDTAEKVVQLIEHYISEKKWDHSHFIVSSFDWNALQQVRFLNNDIRIGVLTETDMDLAISFARFMKAEALHPDFQLLTKDYTTKIQEKGILVFPWTVNEIDDIQKMKSLKVDGIITDFLDRV
- a CDS encoding NAD(P)/FAD-dependent oxidoreductase; translated protein: MIQNFDILVVGGGASGFFTAINIVEKNPKMKVAILERGAEVLAKVRVSGGGRCNVTHACFEPNELVKFYPRGEKELRGPFHQFCSGDTIEWFEKHGVELKIEEDGRMFPVSNSSQTIIDCFVKATQKLGIKVFTGQSVQSIFKKDNFWKVETQNENYIAEKLVLATGSNPKVWEMLQKQGHAIVNPVPSLFTFNIKDPRIKELPGVSAQVTVKVKDTKLTSTGPLLITHWGMSGPAILKLSAWGARILHDKNYQFTIYVNWLNDLDAEDAEKILKTTKQEHAKKSVSKKSAVDLTNRLWESLVLASGIPADTKWADLSKTQLQNLVNQLTNGTFQVNGKSTFKEEFVTAGGIDLKEINFKTMESKLHENLYFAGEIMNIDAITGGFNFQNAWTSGFILANAV